In Quercus robur chromosome 10, dhQueRobu3.1, whole genome shotgun sequence, a genomic segment contains:
- the LOC126703385 gene encoding cytochrome P450 71A1-like yields MAILPLFQQSWQELYKITFTPLHPLLFLLSFLYVFKCIRSSGKPNLPPSPPKLPIIGNLHQLGSLPHRSFQALSKKYGPVMFFYFGHAPTLVVSSADMAREMMKTHDIIFSNRPKSTATNSLLYGCTDLAFSSYGEYWRQVRKICVLELLSLKRVQSFQYTREEEVSILINKVCDLCLKGVSINLSELLIENSNNIVTRCVFGKKFGEVDGKGKSSELPRKIMVLLAAFFWEDFFPFLGWIDILMGFKPSLKSTCGELNAFLDQVVEEHKTMKREDEHPNKKNFTDILLQLQKDGMLDFELSHENLKAILLDMFVGGSDTTSTTLEWVMAELIRNPSIMKRAQEEVRRVVRNKSKIDINDINQMDYLKCILKENLRLHPPIPLSVARETSESLKFGGYDIPPKTRVFVNVWAIQRGPKLWDRPEEFIPERFTNNPIDFIGQNFEFIPFGGGRRGCPGLTFGIAVVEYVLANLLCWFDWRLPTINAQGEDLDMTEVNAITAFRKNPLYLVPILHSS; encoded by the exons ATGGCTATTCTACCGTTGTTCCAACAATCATGGCAAGAGCTATACAAAATAACCTTCACTCCCCTCCAccctcttcttttccttctctcttttctataTGTTTTCAAATGCATTAGAAGTAGTGGAAAACCCAATTTACCTCCATCCCCACCAAAGCTACCAATTATTGGCAACCTTCACCAGCTTGGATCACTTCCACACCGTTCTTTTCAAGCCCTCTCTAAGAAGTATGGCCCTGTAATGTTCTTCTACTTCGGCCATGCACCAACACTTGTGGTGTCATCTGCAGATATGGCAAGAGAAATGATGAAAACACATGACATCATTTTCTCAAACAGGCCAAAATCCACAGCTACCAATTCCTTACTCTATGGATGCACAGACCTAGCATTCTCATCCTATGGTGAATATTGGAGGCAAGTGAGGAAAATTTGTGTCCTAGAACTTTTAAGCCTCAAAAGAGTGCAATCTTTCCAATATACAAGGGAAGAAGAAGTTTCTATATTGATCAATAAGGTATGTGACTTGTGCCTTAAAGGGGTTTCTATTAACCTAAGTGAGTTATTAATTGAAAACTCAAACAACATCGTTACAAGATGTGTGTTTGGTAAAAAGTTTGGAGAAGTGGATGGTAAGGGCAAGTCTTCAGAACTACCAAGAAAGATAATGGTGCTACTAGCAGCTTTTTTTTGGGAggattttttcccctttttgggTTGGATTGATATTCTAATGGGATTTAAACCAAGTCTAAAATCCACTTGTGGAGAACTAAATGCTTTTCTTGATCAAGTGGTTGAAGAACACAAGACAATGAAACGTGAAGATGAACATCccaataagaaaaattttacgGATATTCTCCTCCAACTTCAAAAGGACGGCATGCTTGACTTTGAGCTTAGCCATGAAAACCTTAAAGCAATCCTActa GACATGTTTGTTGGAGGAAGTGATACAACTTCAACAACTTTGGAATGGGTAATGGCAGAGCTCATAAGAAATCCAAGTATTATGAAAAGAGCACAAGAAGAGGTAAGAAGAGTGGTGAGAAATAAGTCAAAGATAGACATCAATGATATCAATCAAATGGATTACTTGAAATGTATCCTCAAAGAAAATCTAAGACTGCATCCACCAATTCCGCTTTCTGTAGCTCGAGAAACTTCAGAAAGTTTAAAATTTGGAGGTTATGATATTCCGCCAAAAACAAGAGTATTTGTCAATGTATGGGCAATCCAAAGGGGCCCTAAACTATGGGATAGGCCAGAAGAATTCATCCCAGAGAGATTTACAAACAACCCTATTGATTTTATAGGTCAAAACTTCGAATTCATCCCATTTGGTGGTGGGAGAAGGGGGTGCCCAGGATTGACATTTGGCATTGCTGTAGTGGAATATGTGCTTGCCAACCTTTTATGTTGGTTTGATTGGAGGTTGCCTACCATTAATGCACAGGGAGAAGACTTGGACATGACTGAAGTTAACGCTATCACTGCATTTAGGAAAAATCCTCTCTATCTTGTACCAATATTGCACTCTTCTTGA